A genomic region of Microlunatus sagamiharensis contains the following coding sequences:
- a CDS encoding DUF6986 family protein, translating into MTLLGAGFLDEADARLAETDAHLARAYPGGRGLRQPVHTVYVPGQRYTPDLTERWGTEATALLEAHGGIDALCALVGLPDGVAGSVAPRVVAKLGREPVEDLRIDFEDGYGRPGDAQEDADVVRAASALASAMAEGRAPAFVGIRFKCFEAPTRRRGLRTLDLFLSTLLEHGGLPEGLRLTLPKVSTASQVEVMVGACAAIEQAAGLPEGRLGFEVQVETPPLVLGADGRHEVAAALHVGAGRVTGLHYGTYDYSASLEVAAEQQSMAHPGADFAKLVMQAAAAETGVQLSDGSTNVLPVGDADAVRHAWRLHHDLVRRSLERAYYQGWDLHPGQLPTRYLATFAFFAGGFDRAAGRLRAYLRRDEGGVLDEPATARALARFVDRGVSCGAVGEETLREATGLDHATLARLAQPKSDTESLRAPARAEEEHA; encoded by the coding sequence GTGACCCTGCTCGGCGCCGGCTTCCTCGACGAGGCCGACGCGCGGCTGGCCGAGACCGACGCCCACCTGGCCCGGGCCTACCCGGGCGGGCGCGGGCTGCGGCAGCCCGTGCACACCGTGTACGTCCCGGGGCAGCGCTACACGCCCGACCTGACGGAGCGCTGGGGCACCGAGGCGACCGCGCTGCTCGAGGCGCACGGGGGAATCGATGCGCTGTGCGCGCTGGTCGGGCTGCCCGACGGGGTGGCCGGGTCCGTCGCGCCGCGGGTCGTGGCCAAGCTCGGCCGCGAACCCGTCGAGGACCTGCGGATCGACTTCGAGGACGGCTACGGCCGCCCCGGCGACGCGCAGGAGGACGCCGACGTCGTCCGGGCCGCGTCCGCGCTGGCCTCGGCGATGGCGGAGGGCCGTGCGCCCGCCTTCGTCGGCATCCGCTTCAAGTGCTTCGAGGCGCCCACCCGGCGCCGCGGCCTGCGGACGCTCGACCTCTTCCTGTCCACGCTGCTCGAGCACGGCGGGCTGCCCGAGGGCCTGCGGCTCACGCTGCCCAAGGTCAGCACCGCGAGCCAGGTCGAGGTCATGGTCGGCGCGTGCGCGGCGATCGAGCAGGCCGCGGGGCTGCCCGAGGGTCGGCTCGGCTTCGAGGTCCAGGTCGAGACGCCGCCGCTGGTCCTCGGCGCCGACGGCCGCCACGAGGTCGCCGCCGCGCTGCACGTCGGCGCGGGGCGCGTCACCGGCCTGCACTACGGCACGTACGACTACAGCGCCTCGCTCGAGGTCGCCGCCGAGCAGCAGTCGATGGCCCACCCGGGCGCGGACTTCGCCAAGCTGGTCATGCAGGCCGCGGCGGCCGAGACCGGTGTGCAGCTCTCCGACGGCTCGACGAACGTCCTGCCCGTCGGCGACGCGGACGCCGTCCGCCACGCCTGGCGGCTGCACCACGACCTGGTGCGCCGCAGCCTGGAGCGCGCCTACTACCAGGGCTGGGACCTGCACCCCGGCCAGCTGCCGACGCGCTACCTCGCGACCTTCGCCTTCTTCGCCGGCGGGTTCGACCGTGCCGCGGGCCGGCTGCGGGCGTACCTGCGGCGCGACGAGGGCGGCGTCCTCGACGAGCCGGCGACCGCCCGCGCGCTGGCGCGCTTCGTCGACCGCGGGGTCTCCTGCGGCGCGGTCGGCGAGGAGACCCTGCGCGAGGCGACGGGCCTCGACCACGCCACGCTCGCTCGACTGGCGCAGCCCAAGTCCGACACCGAGAGCCTGCGGGCGCCCGCCCGCGCCGAGGAGGAGCACGCGTGA